agtgataagggtagctataagagagataagggtggctataggagtgataagggtggttattgatattgtcagggcggagggataagagaagctattataagagtgataagggtggctatgtatatttatatatttgACCCTGCTCCGATCAAATATTGGCCCAGTCACAAAATTTTTATATTGTGATTATTTTTATTATGCAACCAACCAAACCACCTTAATACGGTAAACAAAATACTATTAAGTTATTATATTTCTCATGAAAAGTTTTATCTTTTCTAACTTATATGACATAGTTTGGCTCGAaacaatatttaaaaataataagaatTTTTAAAAGTTGTGATCTTACACATAACATAACATTTATatgattataaaaaaattataataaataaaatatttagaacaatcttttttaatatataaatgtgtcattcttttaaaattaactaaataaAAAAACATATTGGAAACAGATGGAGTATTACTTAATGGAGGAAATGGGCCTTCATGACTATTTACaatgttaaaattaaaaaaatatttttctaaaattttttatgtgtaaaagtaaatttttcatatatataaaacggtaaagggtcaaacatacccgtgtactttcgaaaatagtctaaaaatatcactcgttatactattgggctatatatactCTTCCCGTCATACattggaacaaatatacccttattttggatggagtacCATGTGGCAACACCAGATGAAAATGACCCATTTCTTATTTTTTACgcgatccgttttaaaaaacccaccacccgacccgttttaaaattaagttttttcagtttttttaaagcatatattttttaaaaactgaaattctttttgtaaaaactgaaaaaaaaagaaatttacaaaatatatatttttaaatcttcttagttttttaaaaatattttttttgtaaaaactggaattattattatttttttggtaaaaactgaaaaaagactctcctaaagtagtggactacatatgcattagttaaaaaaaataaaaatattttgcaaaggcttttttttttagtttttacaaaaacaatactttaaaaaactgaaaaaactaaaaaatatatattttgaaaatttcttttttttccagttttacaaaaaaaaaaaaagaaatttaaaaatgctttaaaaactgaaaaatttatattttggtaaaaaaaaaaagaaatttgcaatatatatatatattttagttttttcagtttttaaagtattctttttgtaaaaactgaagaaaaaaaatgattttgcaaaatatttttatttttttaaaactaatgcatatgaaattcactgctttaggagagtctttttttttcagtttttacaatttttttttcttcagtttttacaaaaaaaaaactttagaaactgaaaagacttaaaaatatatattttacaaatttcttctttttttttttttcagtttttacaaaatatatgctttaaaaaagcgaaaaaactgaattttaaaacgggtcgggtggtgggttttttaaaacggatcgggtaaaaaaaaatgggtcgttttcatctggtgctgccACGTGGCACTCCTTCCCAAATAAGGTTATATTTGTTTCAAAGTATGACAAGAATGGTATATATAGcctaatagtataacgaggggtatatttggccctttgccgtataTAAAAAGATTGAGCcataaaattaaaaacaaatttaTATGACCTGCAAAACTACTTGACCGGGGGGGGGGGCAAACCAAATGGTTTTCCCATAAATTTTGAATTCCAACCCCCCCGGGCCCTACCCCCTAATACGCTGTATATTTTCTGTtgttatatattaattaattctATTTTAGAACAATTAAAGAATCAGAGTTTAATTAAAGAAAGAAAACTCGATGGCGTGGCAATCTACTATTTGCTGAGCCGACGTAGAACGGAGAAAAACATGAGAAAAAGAGAGACGAACCACTGATAAAAGCTAAGCGCGTTGAGAAGAAGACCCTCTGGTATTCTGATTTCTGCAACCAAACCAGATAGCTCCAACAAACCATGGCTTACGTCGAGAGAGGTAAATTTAACCTCCCTTTTGTTCTGATAATTCCATCAATTTGATCTTTAATTCCCTTAGTTTCGTTATCAGTTTGAGCCCATTTACTTGTTGATTGGAATTGCTAGGGAtttgtttcctttttttcttttttggtttccTTGGAGATATATTACAAATTCCAATTTTTCCGTTATTTCAAGGATTTATTTTTGTCTTGCTAAGTTCTTCTGAATTTTTGAGGTAAAACGAAATTTGGGGTTTTAATTAATTGCATCGTTTTTGTTTTGTcctgttcttgatattgttgtaaTTCAAAGGGTAACTTGCTTAATTCAGTTAAAGTTAGGATCTTCTTGTTCAATTGAGTCTTGTTAGATCCAAATCCAAATTCTTCTAATGTTTGTTACCGTAGAACTTTTGTCCGACATTAATAAGCTACTCTCTGAGTTATAAATTTGGGCATTCGGTTATCTGGCCTGGACCCTGGAGTATTCCACCCCGCACCCACAAAATGGAAAACAACCCGAAAAATCATATTGTTTGATGCTGGTGTTATGATTTGGTAAACCCTAGTGAACCCCAAATTGCATTTCACCATTCTGGAAATGATTAGTAGCCACTTGGAATGCTAAACTTAGTGATTCAAATTTGTATGGTTCTGTTTTACAATCTATCATTGCCTTTTGTCTCTACAGTGAATCAACTCAAGGAAAACATGATTCTAATAATCATTTCTTattaattttactattttatgtttTCCAAATTCTCCAACTTGAGAAATGATTAAGAAATAAGGTTTCTTAATGGGTATGTCATATGATCTAAAGAGACCTATCCGTGCAAATTTTGTTTTAGATCTAGTATTAAGTTGTGACTCGTTCCCATTCCATGAACCGAAGCAATCTAATAGTGGTATGTGGATTTAAATTCTTAGAGTAAACTTCATAAGGTCATAGTAAAAGCGACATAGATAAATTTAACTTGTTAGGTAATTCTTAGAGAGATAGATGTCTCAAAGTTTTTGGAAATGGGATTGTTCGAAATACTGATTTTCGTATAATTTTTATTCCACTTCTACTTTAGGATAAGTAGGTCCAAGATAGAACACACTTTCATTTAGCCCCCGACGGAAGAAAGGTGAAATAAGATTAAATGGGGCTGTGGTGTCTCAATGAAGACAATTCAGATATATAGGTTTAGTCTACTAGGAGAATGACATGATAGATGAGTGTGAATCACATACAATTAAAGCAGATTGATGAAATGAAGAAGTGCTGTGCAGTAGGAAGATACTTGACAGGGTGAAAGGCAAGTTTTGTAGAAACAATTGTTAGGCTGGTGATGTTGCAAAGGGAATGAGATGTATCCACAAGATGAAGATTGTAAATATGTGGATGTTAAGATGGATGTGTGGTCATACAATGCACATGATCTAGAAATGATCATATTAGTCAGAAAATAGAAATAATAGAGAAAGGGAATAAAATGAGAGAATGTTAGATGAGATGGTTTTTGGCATGTTACATGTGGATCTTCAAATGTAGCAGTCCATAGGTGCACAATATGGTGATTGAAGTTGCTGAAGTGCGAGGAGGTAGATCTAAAATCACCACTGAAATTATCTCAAAGTCCTGCTATCCCTCTGTATTATTGCAGACTTAACTAATAGTATAATGCAATGTGAAAGTAAAGGACTGAGGACTTATATACTATACCAACAATTGAGAGTTGAGGCTTGGTTGGTAGGTCCAAATAAGGAGTGTGAGATTTAGAGAACCTTTTGTTTTATAAAACCCCttatctttgaaaaacaaactattTACTATGGTATTGAAATGAAATGGGCTCAAATAAAGCTGACTCCAACTTTTGAGATTGAGACCTAGTATATTGATTGATTACATGGTTAAACTCCTTCAAATATAAAGTTGCATAAGAGCAACAATGTTTCTGAGTTGCATGCTAAGCACTTTTTTAGCTGATTCAGTTGACCTTCCTCAGGTTCTTGCCAGACAAATCTTAAGTTTCTTCTCTGGATCCAAGTCATTTAGAAAATCAAGCTGTCGGTTCGACTCCTTATTGATAAATGTAGTCTGTACAGGGAAACATTCAATACATGCATCTTTGTGTTTGGGTCATATGCTAACTTACGATATTGTGAGAGAGCTCTTCTAATACAAGCACTTTATGTTGCAGGTGTGGTAAAATCCAAGCGTTCTATATGGCGATTGAAGACTATCACTGATTTCTTTTGGTCCATCATCAACTTCATTAGCGTGTTTTTTGCAACTATGTTTTCGGTAAGGATGTTCACTTTCCTGGTTAAGAACTACATAGATACTACTATCATGCTATTGTAGACTATGTATTAACTGCCTCAATGCCTTCATAGATGGAAAAAACAGATGCCTACAGAAAAGGTTCAGGATCCAGCAAGAAGTGGGATGGGGGCGGTCCTGGAGGTCCTGGAAGTGGTCCATATGGTGGTGGTCCACGTGGGCCACCTCGTGGATTGGATAATGTCCGAGGCATTGACCACAGTATGTTCATTGTTTTCGTCGATCTTTACTTTGGtggtatttgtttctgataagtTCTGTGAAATTTATGCAAAAACCTTTTTGGAGAAGGCTTTGGGTATTTTCTGTGTACATAAAGTTTACAAATATCCAAACCTATTTTACGCTTTTGCATAAAATGTTCatccaaaaataattttccaaaataCCTCCTCCTAAAATTGTTTCAGAGCTATTATTTTATAAGAATTTCTGCTGTTTTTTAACCCTTACATTTTTTCCTAATGTAGGCTCTCTTCCCGCCTGTGGTTCTTGCTGCGGATAAATGATGCCACTTTTGAGAATCCATGGTTTGGGATCTTATTCCATAAACACGTACTTAATAGTGAAATGTATGTAGGTTTCTGCACTTGTGCTAACATTTAAACTTGGAAGCGTGTTCATATGTTCTGTTCATCCTAAAACTTTAACAAAACTAAGATAGTTTTCTCCTATTTTTCTCGTTAATGCCTAATAGTGACGTTGTAAGAAGCGCATGGATATGGAAAAGAAAGACTGATTCACATTCAGAACTGTGCTTAAAATTCTGGATGAAATTGACAATGACCAGTAGAAGTTGTGGACGAAAGTTGCTGTTTTTGTTTCAGGGATATTCGTacaaattttcctccaaattcTCTGATACATCATTAACCTCACCAGGATTTATTTTGATATTAAAGCCGCACTTTCATATTCTCCATcaatcttaaatttcatgctcgTCACCCTACCAACACCAAAATGGTTTCTATTTTTCACGGTTTTCATATGTTTCTTTCCGTttgtttaattattatttaaGTTTCGATGCGCTTCTATAATTATGAATTGATCAACAAACCATTGGCTAAGGTAGGCTTGGCTCACAAAATGTGTCCTTTACATTGATTTCTAGCTAGTTGAAGGTTACTTCATCTTACAGATCAAATTCATACCAACTGTTGTGCGTCATGTCATGGATTGCCAAATCAATCCAATATCAGGGAGTTTATGCGATGTGTTCAAATGATCTGCCACGTTGAGTCGAGTCAAATTAAGGGCCAGTGATCTAAAGCTGTCAAATTATTCAAGTCACATGTTTCGATAATACCCTAAAATTTTCACTAAACTATCATGTATTTTGTTAATTACCTACTTAAATTATTCAGTGTCCCCCAAACCTTTTGAACTATATTCCCTATATATTAAAAACCCTATTGATTTTTTAACGGTGCGTGTGATACACGCTCTTAATTAACTTTAAATTGTGCCAAGTGGCGGCACTACACGTGGCCAATTAGCTCAGTCTAATTGAAATACCACTTCAATTAAGATCTGAATCGTGATTTCTCCATTAAACTTCGGTTGAACATTATTTATTTCCATTAACCTTCGATTTCACTAGGACTTTTTGTTTAGTGTGAGATTTGGGATATAGGAAAATTAGGGTTAGGGTATTCTTTCaagaaagaaaaattatggaGAAATGAATAAAGGAGAAAGCATGGAAAAAAGGCAATTTCAGAAGAAACAAGAGGAGAAAATTTCAGATGGAACCAATatagagaaaagaagaagaaggagaggaggaggaggaggcggCGGCGGCTCGAATATAAAGAACATATAGGGGAAATAAAATATTAATCTTTCTTATAGAGGGTAACACTAATTAGTCTTTCGACACTGCCATGTGGGGTTAATTTTACGGCTAATTTCATTCTCACGCGCCTTTTGACGAGTTATCTCATACATTTTGTCAAAACATCAACGGAGAATTTAATATATAAGAGGATATAGTTCAAGCTTTCGGAGGATTTTGGGGACACCAAATACTTTAAGTACTCG
This region of Nicotiana tomentosiformis chromosome 4, ASM39032v3, whole genome shotgun sequence genomic DNA includes:
- the LOC104101385 gene encoding uncharacterized protein, with product MAYVERGVVKSKRSIWRLKTITDFFWSIINFISVFFATMFSMEKTDAYRKGSGSSKKWDGGGPGGPGSGPYGGGPRGPPRGLDNVRGIDHSSLPACGSCCG